In Natronococcus occultus SP4, the following proteins share a genomic window:
- a CDS encoding endonuclease III domain-containing protein: MTDDREPAVNISGGDTGGGTAAEFDPATADTRAERVVDRLGELYWQKTYGGQDAFTCLIRTILSQNTSDKASQPAHDALIDRYDDPDRDLAAALADAEQSELAETISSAGLYNQKSEMIIGAAEEILAEFESAAGFDDFVREAAPEGVRERLLEIHGVGPKTADCVLLFAGGRGGVFPVDTHVHRIYRRLGVAPPDADHEDVRAVLEREVPAAKCGFGHTASIQFGREYCTARKPACLEDPDACPMGDVCDQVGVYPETDEVVDPSVAAD; the protein is encoded by the coding sequence ATGACCGACGATCGCGAGCCTGCCGTGAACATCAGCGGTGGCGACACAGGTGGCGGAACCGCAGCCGAGTTCGACCCGGCGACCGCCGACACCCGCGCCGAGCGCGTCGTCGATCGGCTCGGCGAGCTGTACTGGCAGAAGACCTACGGCGGACAGGACGCCTTCACCTGTCTGATCCGAACGATCCTGAGCCAGAACACCAGCGACAAGGCGAGCCAGCCGGCCCACGACGCGCTGATCGACCGGTACGACGACCCCGATCGGGATCTCGCCGCAGCGCTGGCCGACGCCGAACAGTCCGAGCTGGCCGAGACGATCAGCTCCGCGGGGCTGTACAACCAGAAATCTGAGATGATCATCGGCGCCGCCGAGGAAATCCTCGCGGAGTTCGAGTCGGCCGCAGGGTTCGACGACTTCGTCAGGGAAGCAGCGCCGGAGGGGGTTCGCGAACGGCTGCTCGAGATCCACGGCGTCGGCCCCAAGACCGCCGACTGCGTGTTGCTGTTCGCGGGCGGACGCGGCGGCGTCTTCCCCGTCGACACCCACGTCCATCGGATCTACCGCCGGCTCGGCGTCGCTCCGCCCGACGCCGACCACGAGGACGTCCGGGCCGTCCTCGAGCGGGAGGTGCCCGCGGCGAAGTGTGGGTTCGGCCACACGGCGTCGATCCAGTTCGGCCGCGAGTACTGTACGGCCCGGAAGCCGGCCTGTCTCGAGGACCCGGACGCCTGTCCGATGGGTGACGTCTGCGATCAGGTCGGCGTCTACCCCGAGACCGACGAGGTCGTCGATCCGTCGGTGGCCGCCGATTGA
- a CDS encoding ABC transporter substrate-binding protein: MAADPNRVADTNDDESDTGAATTSRAVSPSRRRFLSAAAVGSATALAGCAELAGSDTDEMLSVCVWSGNYADRFEEGLVTQYEDEHDIEIDVQRGWNEILDEIRQAPDDDPPYDVTVAEGNFYYYGRQDDLFEPIDEDNVPNSDEIIDFYAEMRDTEYGLPVDGAPCTIIHREDADVDPETWGDLSSEAVEESQGIGVDTGFWWYPLYAAAIAMDDAEGAEEMHDEELHDDVLETVESWNIQTWAESGEDIWQDFENDVIDVAQWYYDQTAADIDDYDGLTHTMPEQTTGWFNNWCVVSGTDMQDEAEEFINFLLDGDVQTEWAQTHPMVFSNENIEYPDEYADDLPTTTEEAENIAFPDWEYLAEHEADLDDAFTSIQQSS, translated from the coding sequence ATGGCTGCAGACCCGAACCGGGTTGCAGATACCAACGACGACGAATCGGACACTGGAGCAGCAACTACCTCCCGAGCGGTATCACCGTCCAGACGGCGGTTCCTCTCCGCCGCGGCGGTCGGCTCGGCGACCGCACTCGCGGGCTGTGCCGAGCTCGCCGGCAGCGACACCGACGAGATGCTAAGCGTCTGTGTCTGGAGTGGAAACTACGCCGACCGCTTCGAGGAGGGGCTCGTCACCCAGTACGAGGACGAACACGACATCGAGATCGACGTCCAGCGCGGGTGGAACGAGATCCTCGACGAGATCCGGCAGGCGCCGGACGACGACCCACCGTACGACGTCACGGTCGCCGAGGGGAACTTCTACTACTACGGTCGGCAGGACGATCTCTTCGAGCCGATCGACGAGGACAACGTCCCCAACAGCGACGAGATCATCGATTTCTACGCCGAGATGCGCGACACGGAGTACGGACTCCCGGTCGACGGCGCTCCCTGTACGATCATCCACCGCGAGGACGCCGACGTCGACCCCGAAACCTGGGGCGATCTCTCCTCGGAGGCCGTCGAGGAGAGCCAGGGGATCGGCGTCGACACCGGCTTCTGGTGGTACCCGCTTTACGCCGCCGCGATCGCCATGGACGACGCGGAGGGTGCCGAAGAGATGCACGACGAGGAGCTCCACGACGACGTCCTCGAGACGGTCGAAAGCTGGAACATCCAGACCTGGGCCGAATCCGGCGAGGACATCTGGCAGGACTTCGAGAACGACGTCATCGACGTCGCCCAGTGGTACTACGACCAGACGGCCGCCGACATCGACGACTACGATGGTCTGACCCACACGATGCCCGAACAGACCACCGGCTGGTTCAACAACTGGTGTGTGGTCAGTGGCACCGATATGCAAGACGAGGCCGAGGAGTTCATCAACTTCCTGCTGGACGGCGACGTCCAGACGGAGTGGGCCCAGACCCACCCCATGGTCTTTAGCAACGAGAACATCGAGTACCCCGACGAGTACGCCGACGACCTGCCGACCACGACGGAGGAAGCCGAGAACATCGCCTTCCCCGACTGGGAGTACCTCGCGGAACACGAAGCCGACCTCGACGACGCGTTCACGAGCATCCAGCAGAGCTCCTGA
- a CDS encoding ABC transporter ATP-binding protein → MSEITLSELEKQYGDTTAVEDVSVDIRDGELLCLLGPSGSGKSTTLRMIAGLEEPTSGQITIDGIDVTAQSAYERNTSTVFQDWALFPHKTVLENVAFGLKMRDVPKEQRRERAESMLERVQMGGYGDEDPTNLSGGQKQRVALARSLAVNPDVLLLDEPLSNLDKRLREDMQIELREIHEDVEETFVHVTHDQDEAFTLADRIGIMNEGKLIQVGEPTEVYENPANRFIEGFLGDTNFVESEVVRVTDDAAYVETELGYELVLPSDGAPDVAEGTELTLSLRPEVLSIEQDAAADAVEGHEQPVLADGSTVNAVVGTVENVLYRGSTVRYSVSVNGTSMFAERTGTNTGALTAGDEIRIEWEGTDVLAFRPDGSRVTL, encoded by the coding sequence ATGTCAGAAATCACGCTGTCCGAACTCGAAAAACAGTACGGCGACACGACCGCCGTCGAGGACGTCTCCGTCGACATCCGCGACGGCGAACTGTTGTGTCTGCTCGGCCCGAGTGGCAGCGGCAAGTCCACGACGCTGCGGATGATCGCCGGCCTCGAGGAACCGACCAGCGGCCAGATCACGATCGACGGGATCGACGTGACCGCACAGTCGGCCTACGAACGGAACACGTCGACGGTGTTCCAGGACTGGGCGCTGTTTCCCCACAAGACGGTGTTGGAAAACGTCGCCTTCGGGCTGAAGATGCGCGACGTCCCGAAAGAACAGCGCCGCGAACGCGCCGAATCGATGCTCGAGCGGGTCCAGATGGGCGGCTACGGTGACGAGGACCCGACGAACCTCAGCGGCGGCCAGAAGCAACGCGTCGCGCTCGCCCGATCACTCGCGGTCAACCCGGACGTGCTGTTGCTCGACGAACCGTTGTCGAACCTCGACAAGCGGCTCCGCGAGGACATGCAGATCGAACTTCGGGAGATCCACGAGGACGTCGAGGAGACGTTCGTCCACGTCACCCACGACCAGGACGAGGCGTTCACGCTGGCCGACCGTATCGGAATCATGAACGAGGGGAAACTGATCCAGGTCGGCGAACCCACCGAGGTCTACGAGAACCCGGCAAACCGCTTCATCGAGGGCTTTCTCGGCGATACGAACTTCGTCGAGAGCGAGGTCGTTCGCGTCACTGACGACGCCGCCTACGTCGAGACTGAACTGGGCTACGAACTCGTCCTTCCGTCGGACGGAGCCCCCGACGTTGCCGAGGGGACCGAACTGACGCTGTCGTTGCGCCCCGAAGTGCTCTCGATCGAGCAGGACGCGGCTGCCGACGCCGTCGAGGGACACGAACAGCCGGTGCTTGCCGACGGCAGCACGGTCAACGCCGTCGTCGGCACCGTCGAGAACGTCCTCTACCGAGGGTCGACGGTGCGGTACTCCGTCTCTGTCAACGGAACGTCGATGTTCGCCGAGCGAACGGGGACGAACACCGGCGCCTTGACCGCCGGCGACGAGATTCGCATCGAGTGGGAAGGAACCGACGTCCTCGCGTTCCGGCCCGACGGATCGCGGGTCACGCTCTGA
- a CDS encoding YbhB/YbcL family Raf kinase inhibitor-like protein — protein sequence MATLTLTSPAFDSGARIPDRYGYDEDNVNPPLEIDGVPEDAETLALIVDDPDAVEPAGTIWDHWVVWNVPAETGTIPEDWSDDDATEGTNDFGEVGYGGPSPPDREHTYRFAVFALETSFDLGSGTDADGLREAMEGYVLADATLEGTYAP from the coding sequence ATGGCGACGCTTACCCTCACGAGTCCCGCGTTCGATTCGGGCGCACGCATCCCCGATCGGTACGGTTACGACGAGGATAACGTCAACCCGCCCCTCGAGATCGACGGGGTTCCCGAGGACGCCGAGACACTCGCGCTGATCGTGGACGATCCCGACGCGGTCGAGCCCGCGGGGACGATCTGGGACCACTGGGTCGTCTGGAACGTTCCCGCGGAGACCGGAACGATCCCCGAGGACTGGTCGGACGACGACGCGACGGAGGGCACCAACGACTTCGGCGAGGTCGGCTACGGCGGCCCGAGTCCCCCAGATCGGGAGCACACCTACCGGTTTGCGGTTTTCGCGCTCGAGACGAGTTTCGACCTCGGTTCCGGGACCGACGCCGACGGCCTCCGAGAGGCGATGGAGGGCTACGTTCTCGCGGACGCGACGCTCGAGGGGACCTACGCGCCGTAG
- a CDS encoding potassium channel family protein, translating to MEFRKRSPVQWVVRNRRLVGYLFSFVVVVFVQTMLYWWGMAELEGRPRSLQESLNIIVQSLTSTGYGQDAPWTSTGMQALMIVAQFTGIAFIAVAIPQFVVPWARAELTETRVPDALEDAEDHVVIWGYTSLCANLVDDLEARGEQYVIVEDDEEQAEQLFEEGRNVVHGDINDDETLRNVHVEDALAVVVGTRRQENVIGTILSLSESNPDLEIICLIDDPEQSRYLRFAGATTVLSPKHRLGKSLADKAQNVVSTDLENVEDFDADLEIAEFPVTDDSPLYGQRLDSLAPLERTGATLVGVWLRGEFVTDPSSEAVADENTVLVVAGTESQLERIESIAESGGRSSTAGPVIIAGHGVVGTTAEGILRKADQETTVIDTEPGDGIDVVGDATRIPTFDEAGIGDAETVILALPDDDDAILATLVARQADDDVEIVVAANDADSASELYRAGADYVLALPKVAGRMTTLDLFDEDVMTLREQIQLTRTHAPELEGTHPNDERIRERTDSVIVGVKRDDALRTEFDEDLELETGDEVLVAGTDRGVSNFKTEFGEREE from the coding sequence ATGGAGTTTCGGAAGCGGTCACCGGTTCAGTGGGTCGTTCGAAACAGACGTCTCGTCGGCTATCTCTTCTCGTTTGTCGTCGTCGTGTTCGTCCAGACGATGCTGTACTGGTGGGGGATGGCCGAACTGGAGGGACGTCCCCGGTCGCTGCAGGAGTCGCTCAACATCATCGTCCAGTCGCTGACCTCGACCGGGTACGGCCAGGACGCGCCGTGGACGTCGACCGGAATGCAGGCGCTGATGATCGTCGCACAGTTCACCGGGATCGCGTTCATCGCCGTCGCGATCCCGCAGTTCGTCGTCCCCTGGGCCAGGGCTGAGCTCACCGAGACCCGGGTCCCCGACGCGCTCGAGGACGCCGAGGACCACGTCGTCATCTGGGGGTACACCTCGCTGTGTGCGAACCTCGTCGACGACCTCGAGGCCCGGGGCGAGCAGTACGTCATCGTCGAGGACGACGAGGAGCAGGCCGAGCAACTGTTCGAAGAGGGACGAAACGTCGTCCACGGCGACATCAACGACGACGAAACCCTGCGAAACGTCCACGTCGAGGACGCGCTCGCTGTCGTCGTCGGCACGCGGCGCCAGGAGAACGTGATCGGCACCATCCTCTCGCTGTCCGAGTCGAACCCGGATCTCGAGATCATCTGCCTGATCGACGATCCCGAACAGTCACGATACCTCCGGTTCGCCGGTGCGACGACGGTGCTCTCGCCGAAACACCGGCTCGGAAAGAGCCTCGCGGACAAGGCCCAGAACGTCGTCAGCACCGACCTCGAGAACGTCGAGGACTTCGACGCCGACCTCGAGATCGCCGAGTTCCCGGTGACCGACGACAGTCCGCTTTACGGCCAGCGCCTCGACTCCCTCGCCCCCCTCGAACGGACGGGCGCGACCCTCGTCGGCGTCTGGCTGCGCGGCGAGTTCGTTACCGACCCCTCGAGCGAGGCCGTCGCCGACGAGAACACCGTCCTCGTCGTCGCGGGCACCGAGTCCCAGCTCGAGCGGATCGAGTCGATCGCGGAGTCGGGGGGACGATCCTCGACGGCCGGCCCGGTGATCATCGCGGGCCACGGGGTCGTCGGCACGACTGCCGAGGGGATCCTGCGAAAGGCCGACCAGGAGACGACGGTGATCGATACGGAGCCGGGAGACGGGATCGACGTCGTCGGCGACGCCACACGCATTCCGACCTTCGACGAGGCCGGTATCGGCGACGCCGAGACCGTCATTCTCGCCTTGCCTGACGACGACGACGCGATCCTCGCGACACTCGTCGCCCGCCAGGCCGACGACGACGTCGAGATCGTCGTGGCGGCAAACGACGCCGACAGCGCGAGCGAGCTCTACCGGGCGGGCGCGGACTACGTGCTCGCCCTCCCGAAGGTCGCCGGGCGGATGACGACGCTCGATCTCTTCGACGAGGACGTGATGACGCTTCGCGAGCAGATCCAGCTCACCCGAACACACGCGCCGGAGCTCGAGGGGACCCACCCGAACGACGAACGGATCCGGGAACGAACCGACTCCGTGATCGTCGGGGTCAAACGGGACGATGCGCTCCGCACGGAGTTCGATGAGGATCTGGAGCTTGAGACCGGCGACGAAGTCCTCGTCGCGGGAACCGACCGTGGCGTCTCCAACTTCAAGACGGAGTTTGGCGAACGCGAGGAGTGA
- the nucS gene encoding endonuclease NucS — MTSGTRSPQATTLERPALEDARDAIVDGIEREAMMTVFGRCTVDYDGRASSQLEAGDRHLMLKPDGAALVHTDEGQQPVNWQPPGCEHSVRCEDGALVIESVRSSPEERLAVSFELVLQVSTFAGSDPTELAVVGTEEDLRQRILEEPRLLEEGFTPLATERDTPAGAVDIYGEDATGRSVVVELKRRRVGPDAVSQLRRYVDALERDLHADASVRGVLVAPSVTDRADRLLARHGLEFVALEPTE, encoded by the coding sequence GTGACCTCCGGTACGCGATCCCCGCAGGCGACGACGCTCGAGCGACCCGCCCTCGAGGACGCGCGCGACGCGATCGTCGACGGCATCGAACGCGAGGCGATGATGACCGTCTTCGGGCGTTGCACCGTCGACTACGACGGGCGGGCCTCGAGCCAGCTCGAGGCCGGCGACCGCCACCTCATGCTCAAACCCGACGGCGCGGCGCTCGTCCACACCGACGAGGGCCAACAGCCCGTCAACTGGCAGCCTCCGGGCTGTGAGCACTCGGTTCGCTGCGAGGACGGCGCGCTCGTGATCGAGAGCGTGCGGTCCTCGCCGGAGGAACGGCTGGCCGTCAGCTTCGAGCTGGTGTTGCAGGTCTCGACGTTCGCGGGGTCGGATCCGACCGAACTCGCGGTCGTCGGCACCGAGGAGGACCTCCGCCAGCGGATCCTCGAGGAGCCCAGGCTGCTCGAGGAGGGGTTCACCCCGCTGGCGACCGAGCGGGACACGCCCGCGGGAGCGGTCGACATCTACGGCGAGGACGCGACGGGCCGATCGGTCGTCGTCGAGCTCAAGCGCCGACGGGTCGGTCCCGACGCGGTGAGCCAGCTCCGGCGCTACGTCGACGCCCTGGAGCGGGATCTCCACGCTGACGCCTCGGTCCGGGGCGTCCTCGTCGCACCCTCCGTAACCGACCGGGCCGATCGGCTGCTGGCCCGCCACGGCCTCGAGTTCGTCGCGCTCGAGCCGACGGAGTGA
- a CDS encoding EamA family transporter, with translation MISTWFLYALLTAGIYSVIALLSKVVSGVEIDDPLTLAIYNCIPFYAVYVLVGLVLEWPAIRNSLGGVGGEGVPGAEPVPIAVALGFGVVSTIAYGIYYWGLVNGDVSRFVPALSIETVFVLVLGFLVLDEAFPSGVYAGVGLVVFGALFISYDREAGSIRESLTFSTVGVAILAAIAFAVFNTGMKVLTDGFGTVEILFWISLGGLASIAAVVPFRADGGVEPNPADLLAGRVRLTKGTKLLLVGGLLNAVGLFTFIRALENGPVSLATAITKLDVMMVFVGALTLSKLAPAILEEQFDPFTLAQKASASMIVLVGSALIQFSY, from the coding sequence GTGATATCGACCTGGTTCCTTTATGCCCTCCTGACCGCGGGGATCTACTCCGTGATCGCGTTGCTCTCGAAGGTCGTCAGCGGCGTCGAGATCGACGACCCACTGACGCTGGCGATCTACAACTGCATCCCCTTCTACGCCGTCTACGTTCTCGTCGGGCTCGTCCTCGAGTGGCCCGCAATCCGCAACAGTCTCGGCGGCGTCGGCGGCGAGGGAGTCCCGGGCGCCGAACCCGTTCCGATCGCAGTCGCGCTCGGGTTCGGCGTCGTCTCGACGATCGCCTACGGCATCTACTACTGGGGGCTCGTCAACGGCGACGTCTCCCGGTTCGTTCCGGCGCTGTCGATCGAGACCGTCTTCGTGCTCGTACTGGGCTTTCTGGTGCTCGACGAGGCGTTCCCGTCCGGCGTCTACGCCGGCGTTGGACTGGTCGTCTTCGGCGCACTCTTCATCTCCTACGACCGGGAGGCCGGCTCGATCCGCGAGAGTCTCACCTTCTCGACGGTCGGCGTCGCGATCCTGGCCGCGATCGCCTTCGCGGTCTTTAACACCGGCATGAAGGTGTTGACCGACGGCTTCGGCACCGTCGAGATCCTCTTCTGGATCAGCCTCGGCGGCCTGGCCTCGATCGCCGCGGTCGTTCCGTTCCGGGCCGACGGCGGGGTCGAACCGAATCCCGCCGACCTGCTCGCTGGTCGCGTTCGGCTCACGAAGGGGACGAAGCTGTTGCTGGTCGGGGGGCTACTCAACGCCGTCGGTCTCTTTACGTTCATCCGGGCCCTCGAGAACGGCCCCGTCTCGCTGGCGACCGCGATCACCAAGCTCGACGTCATGATGGTGTTCGTCGGCGCGCTCACGCTCTCGAAGCTCGCACCGGCCATACTCGAAGAGCAGTTCGACCCGTTTACACTCGCCCAGAAGGCCTCGGCGTCGATGATCGTCCTCGTCGGCTCGGCGCTGATTCAGTTCAGCTACTGA
- a CDS encoding beta-CASP ribonuclease aCPSF1, whose amino-acid sequence MSTVEQQLDDLKAEITSELPNDISVSSVKYEGPELVVYTRDPKEFAQQGDLIRQLASKLRKRITVRPDPSVLSRPNEAREQIMNVIPEEAGVTDLDFHADTGEVVIEAEKPGMVIGRHGSTLRDITKSVGWTPEVVRTPPIESSTVSNVRSFLKQERDDRRDILERVGRQIHREEMSDDEYVRITTLGCCREVGRASFILSTPETRVLIDCGDKPGAEGEVPYLHAPEALGAGAQTIDAVVLTHAHLDHSALIPLLFKYGYDGPIYCTEPTRDLMGLLTLDYLDVASKEGRSPPYESEMVREAIKHTIPLEYGDVTDIAPDVKLTLHNAGHILGSAVSHFHIGDGLYNVAFSGDIHYDDTRLFNGAVNDFPRVETLVLESTYGGRNDYQTDQEDSERKLKKVINEAYDRDGKVLIPAFAVGRSQEIMLVLEEAMRKGDIPEMPVHLDGMIWEATAIHTTYPEYLRDDLRDRIFHEDENPFLAEQFNHIDGGEEERQDVADGGPCIILSTSGMVTGGPIMSWLSHLGPDPDSSLVFVGYQAQGTLGRRIQNGWDEIPTSEVGAMGNGGGRGTLSLNMNVETVDGFSGHADRAGLENFVKTMNPRPEKVLCVHGDERSTQDLSSALYHDYNMRTFAPKNLETFRFL is encoded by the coding sequence ATGAGCACTGTAGAGCAGCAACTCGACGATTTGAAAGCAGAGATCACGAGCGAGTTACCGAACGATATCTCGGTTTCCTCGGTGAAGTACGAAGGTCCGGAACTGGTCGTCTACACGCGCGACCCCAAGGAGTTCGCCCAGCAGGGTGATCTCATCCGGCAGCTCGCGAGCAAGCTCCGCAAGCGGATTACCGTCCGCCCGGATCCGAGCGTCCTTTCGCGACCCAACGAGGCCCGCGAGCAGATCATGAACGTCATCCCGGAGGAGGCCGGCGTCACCGATCTGGACTTCCACGCCGACACCGGCGAGGTCGTCATCGAGGCCGAGAAACCCGGGATGGTCATCGGCCGTCACGGCTCGACGCTCCGGGATATCACGAAAAGCGTCGGCTGGACCCCCGAGGTCGTCCGCACGCCGCCGATCGAGTCCTCGACGGTCTCGAACGTTCGGAGCTTCCTCAAACAGGAACGCGACGACCGACGTGACATCCTCGAGCGAGTGGGCCGACAGATCCACCGCGAGGAGATGTCCGACGACGAGTACGTCCGGATCACGACGCTGGGTTGCTGCCGGGAGGTCGGTCGGGCCTCCTTTATCCTCTCGACGCCTGAGACCCGCGTCCTCATCGACTGTGGCGACAAACCGGGCGCCGAGGGTGAGGTGCCGTACCTCCACGCCCCCGAGGCGCTCGGGGCGGGCGCCCAGACGATCGACGCGGTCGTGCTCACTCACGCCCACCTCGACCACTCCGCGCTCATTCCGCTGCTGTTCAAGTACGGCTACGACGGTCCGATCTACTGTACGGAGCCGACGCGGGATCTGATGGGGCTGCTCACCCTCGACTACCTCGACGTTGCGTCCAAGGAGGGTCGGTCGCCGCCCTACGAGTCCGAGATGGTCCGCGAGGCGATCAAACACACCATCCCGCTGGAGTACGGCGACGTCACCGACATCGCGCCCGACGTCAAACTCACGCTACACAACGCCGGCCACATCCTTGGCTCGGCCGTCTCGCACTTCCACATCGGCGACGGGCTCTACAACGTCGCGTTCTCGGGCGACATCCACTACGACGACACGCGCCTGTTCAACGGCGCCGTCAACGACTTCCCGCGCGTCGAAACGCTCGTGCTGGAGTCGACCTACGGCGGTCGCAACGACTACCAGACCGACCAGGAGGACTCCGAGCGCAAGCTCAAGAAGGTCATCAACGAGGCCTACGACCGCGACGGAAAGGTCCTCATTCCGGCGTTCGCGGTCGGGCGCTCCCAGGAGATCATGCTCGTCTTAGAGGAGGCGATGCGTAAGGGCGACATTCCGGAGATGCCGGTCCACCTCGACGGGATGATCTGGGAGGCGACCGCGATCCACACGACCTACCCCGAGTACCTCCGTGACGATCTGCGGGATCGGATCTTCCACGAGGACGAGAACCCCTTCCTCGCCGAGCAGTTCAACCACATCGACGGCGGCGAGGAGGAACGACAGGACGTCGCCGACGGCGGCCCCTGTATCATCCTCTCGACGTCCGGGATGGTCACCGGCGGCCCGATCATGTCCTGGCTGAGCCACCTCGGCCCCGATCCGGACTCTTCGCTGGTCTTCGTCGGCTACCAGGCCCAGGGAACCCTCGGCCGACGCATCCAGAACGGCTGGGACGAGATTCCGACAAGCGAGGTCGGCGCGATGGGCAACGGCGGCGGCCGCGGCACGCTCTCGCTGAACATGAACGTCGAGACCGTCGACGGCTTCTCCGGCCACGCCGACCGCGCGGGCCTCGAGAACTTCGTCAAGACGATGAACCCCCGCCCCGAGAAGGTCCTCTGTGTCCACGGCGACGAACGCTCCACGCAGGACCTCTCCTCGGCGCTGTACCACGATTACAACATGCGAACGTTCGCGCCGAAGAACCTGGAGACGTTCCGTTTCCTGTAG
- a CDS encoding ABC transporter permease: MTETATRIPTSLAAVRERIAGQSSSNRALLLMAPLLAFELLVFVIPFFILLRISVAESSPDFVYAEGTVSLEAYASVLTSDLVWSIVGYSFLIGVIVTVLSVFIGLFYAYAIWRSTGLIKSLLLFSVVLPLLTTLVIRTYAFQPLLSPTGTINELLLSLGLLSEPIAFYPGTVAVVIGQLYIVLPYAVLAIYSVLATMDWHVVEAARDLGASRPRSILEVVVPQAMPGIIVATVISFAWSVGSYAAPGVLSNNLTFAIQVEDMMYGMRYPEAGAFSVLMLLLMLACIAVIFTVLNRFGGEFDLA, from the coding sequence ATGACGGAGACAGCCACACGTATCCCGACGTCGCTCGCGGCGGTTCGAGAGCGGATCGCCGGCCAGTCCAGTTCGAACCGGGCCCTGTTGTTGATGGCCCCGCTGCTCGCGTTCGAACTCCTGGTGTTCGTGATCCCGTTTTTCATCCTGCTGCGGATCAGCGTCGCGGAGTCGTCACCGGACTTCGTCTACGCCGAGGGAACCGTCTCGCTTGAGGCGTACGCAAGCGTCCTTACCAGCGACCTCGTCTGGAGCATCGTCGGCTACTCGTTCCTCATCGGAGTCATCGTCACCGTGCTATCGGTCTTCATCGGGCTGTTCTACGCGTACGCGATCTGGCGATCGACAGGACTGATCAAATCGCTCTTGCTGTTTTCGGTCGTGTTGCCGCTGCTCACGACGCTTGTCATCAGAACGTACGCGTTCCAGCCGTTGCTGTCGCCGACGGGAACGATCAACGAACTGCTGCTCTCGCTTGGACTGCTCTCGGAGCCGATCGCGTTCTACCCCGGCACGGTCGCCGTCGTCATCGGACAGCTCTATATCGTGCTGCCCTACGCCGTGTTGGCGATCTACAGCGTGCTGGCGACGATGGACTGGCACGTCGTCGAGGCCGCACGCGACCTCGGCGCGAGCCGACCCCGATCGATACTCGAAGTCGTCGTCCCCCAGGCGATGCCGGGGATTATCGTCGCGACCGTGATCTCCTTTGCCTGGAGCGTCGGCTCCTACGCGGCACCGGGAGTGCTGTCGAACAATCTCACGTTCGCGATCCAGGTCGAGGACATGATGTACGGAATGCGCTACCCCGAAGCGGGCGCGTTCTCGGTGCTCATGCTCCTGTTGATGCTCGCCTGTATCGCCGTCATCTTTACCGTCCTCAACCGGTTCGGAGGTGAGTTCGACCTTGCATAG
- a CDS encoding ABC transporter permease — MHRETLETAAFRAGYLSLLVFMLLPLLVVVATSFSGTGRLAFPPESYSLAWYGEFLDSVRWLDAFTNSIVVGVGTALVATVLGVTGAFGQELDDDSSMGRLLAPLVLVPLLIPPVILGITLLMYFNEIGLRGSYASIILAHTLWATPLVYFVMRSVFSRFDWQQLDAAQDLGAGPVQSFVHVVFPNVQHGIFVGGLLAFIISLQEFVMALFLSTPETQTIPVIAWTEIRQALDPVVSVVSTILVVISIVGIVLAVVATNLEWLSKQLS; from the coding sequence TTGCATAGAGAAACCCTCGAGACCGCCGCCTTCCGCGCGGGCTATCTGTCGTTGCTCGTGTTCATGTTGCTCCCGTTGCTCGTCGTCGTCGCGACGTCGTTCTCCGGCACGGGACGGCTCGCGTTCCCGCCCGAGAGCTACTCGCTCGCCTGGTACGGCGAGTTCCTCGACAGCGTCCGCTGGCTCGACGCGTTCACGAACAGCATCGTCGTCGGTGTCGGAACGGCGCTCGTCGCGACGGTACTCGGCGTGACCGGTGCGTTCGGGCAGGAGCTCGACGACGACAGCTCGATGGGGCGGCTGCTCGCACCGCTCGTCCTCGTCCCGCTGTTGATTCCGCCGGTTATCCTCGGAATCACGCTGTTGATGTATTTCAACGAGATCGGTCTGCGTGGCTCTTACGCGAGCATTATCCTCGCACACACGCTGTGGGCGACGCCGCTGGTCTACTTCGTGATGCGGTCGGTGTTCAGCCGGTTCGACTGGCAGCAACTCGACGCTGCCCAGGACCTCGGTGCCGGCCCGGTCCAGTCGTTCGTCCACGTCGTGTTCCCCAACGTGCAACACGGGATCTTCGTCGGCGGGCTGCTCGCCTTTATCATCAGCCTCCAGGAGTTCGTGATGGCGCTGTTCCTCTCGACGCCCGAGACCCAGACGATCCCGGTGATCGCCTGGACCGAGATCCGACAGGCGCTGGATCCGGTCGTGAGCGTCGTCTCGACGATTCTGGTCGTCATCTCGATCGTCGGCATCGTCCTCGCGGTGGTCGCGACGAACCTCGAGTGGCTGTCGAAACAGCTCTCCTGA